Proteins encoded within one genomic window of Macaca thibetana thibetana isolate TM-01 chromosome 3, ASM2454274v1, whole genome shotgun sequence:
- the UBE2G2 gene encoding ubiquitin-conjugating enzyme E2 G2 isoform X2, translating to MRFTCEMFHPNIYPDGRVCISILHAPGDDPMGYESSAERWSPVQSVEKILLSVVSMLAEPNDESGANVDASKMWRDDREQFYKIAKQIVQKSLGL from the exons ATGAGATTTACCTGTGAGATGTTTCATCCCAACA TCTACCCTGATGGGAGAGTCTGCATTTCCATCCTCCACGCGCCAGGCGACGACCCCATGGGCTACGAGAGCAGTGCGGAGCGGTGGAGTCCAGTGCAGAGCGTGGAGAAGATCCTGCTGTCGGTGGTGAGCATGCTGGCAG AGCCCAATGACGAAAGTGGAGCTAACGTGGATGCGTCCAAAATGTGGCGCGATGACCGGGAGCAGTTCTATAAGATTGCCAAGCAGATCGTCCAGAAGTCTCTGGGACTCTGA